One Bradyrhizobium sp. CCGB12 genomic window carries:
- a CDS encoding Mth938-like domain-containing protein translates to MAGDPNAPHFPRSAPIEAYGKGGFAFAGMSHRGSLLCLPDAIWAWDVTDPTKIDRYSLDRVFAAANSIDTLLIGTGTGVWLPPPDLRQALKAVRVVLDTMQTGPAVRTYNIMIGERRRVAAALIAVP, encoded by the coding sequence ATGGCCGGCGATCCCAACGCACCGCATTTCCCGCGCTCGGCACCGATCGAGGCCTATGGCAAGGGCGGCTTCGCCTTTGCTGGTATGTCTCATCGGGGATCGCTGCTGTGCTTGCCCGACGCGATCTGGGCCTGGGATGTGACAGATCCCACCAAGATCGACCGCTATTCGCTGGACCGGGTGTTCGCGGCCGCCAACAGCATCGACACACTTCTGATCGGCACCGGAACCGGGGTCTGGTTGCCGCCGCCGGACCTGCGCCAGGCGCTGAAGGCGGTGAGGGTGGTGCTGGACACGATGCAGACCGGCCCTGCTGTGCGCACCTACAACATCATGATCGGCGAGCGGCGCCGCGTCGCGGCCGCGCTGATCGCGGTGCCATGA
- a CDS encoding HAD family phosphatase: MLPLLYTALRSTSAIAQTQAGPMPSWNDGATKSSILDFVARVTESGGPYFVPPDQRIATFDNDGTLWIEQPMYVQLAFVLDRVKVLAPMHPEWKEKQPFAAVLNGDLKALAAFGEKGVAELVAVTHAGMTTAEFEKIVTDWLATARDGRFKRPYTDLVYQPMLELLAYLRANGFKTFMVSGGGIEFMRPWTETIYGVPPQQVVGSSIKTRYEMRDSTPVLFRLPEVDFIDDKAGKPIGINSHIGRRPIAAFGNSDGDLEMLQWATLGTSGARFGLIVHHTDAEREYAYDRQSHFGKLDVALDAAALNRWTVVDMKKDWKRIFSFD, encoded by the coding sequence ATGCTTCCGCTTCTGTATACCGCTCTGCGTTCCACGTCCGCCATTGCTCAAACGCAAGCTGGTCCCATGCCATCCTGGAACGACGGCGCGACCAAATCGTCAATCCTCGACTTCGTCGCGCGTGTCACAGAAAGTGGCGGGCCCTATTTCGTACCGCCCGATCAACGCATCGCGACCTTCGACAACGATGGGACGCTTTGGATCGAGCAGCCGATGTATGTGCAGCTCGCTTTTGTGCTGGATCGCGTGAAGGTTCTTGCGCCCATGCATCCGGAATGGAAGGAAAAGCAGCCCTTCGCGGCGGTGTTGAACGGCGACTTGAAGGCGCTCGCAGCCTTCGGAGAAAAGGGTGTGGCCGAGCTGGTGGCGGTGACTCACGCCGGCATGACGACGGCGGAGTTTGAGAAGATCGTCACAGACTGGCTTGCGACCGCCCGTGATGGTCGCTTCAAACGCCCCTACACCGACCTCGTGTATCAGCCTATGCTCGAATTGCTCGCTTACCTCCGCGCCAACGGCTTCAAGACCTTCATGGTGTCAGGTGGCGGCATCGAATTCATGCGGCCATGGACCGAGACGATTTATGGCGTGCCTCCCCAGCAGGTCGTCGGATCGTCAATCAAGACCCGATATGAAATGCGCGACAGCACGCCGGTCCTGTTTCGCTTGCCGGAGGTCGATTTCATCGACGACAAGGCCGGTAAGCCGATTGGGATCAACAGCCACATTGGCCGGCGTCCGATCGCCGCCTTCGGCAACTCCGACGGTGACCTCGAAATGCTGCAATGGGCGACGCTCGGGACCAGCGGCGCGCGGTTCGGTCTGATCGTCCACCATACCGATGCGGAACGCGAATATGCCTACGACCGCCAATCACATTTCGGCAAGCTCGATGTCGCTCTCGATGCCGCAGCGCTGAACAGATGGACCGTTGTGGACATGAAGAAGGATTGGAAGAGGATCTTTTCGTTTGATTAG
- the secD gene encoding protein translocase subunit SecD, with protein MLYFTRWRALGIILTALIVCLCAVPNFFPEAQVKTWPAWAQRRLVLGLDLQGGSYLLLEVDSTYVKKERLDQIRDDVRRTLRDAKIGFTGGVTVRNDAVEVRITKESDAQAALAKLRELSQPLGGLMGSSGQRDLEVTDAGGGVIRLSIPQAAMLDRMRKTIEQSIQIVERRVNELGTVEPVIQRQGNDRILVQVPGLQDPTRLKELLGKTAKMEFRMVDTSVPPDQAQQGRLPPESELLMSASPPPTPYVVKKQVLVAGGDLTDAQASFDQRTGEPVVSFKFNTSGARKFSQATQENVGLPFAIVLDNKVISAPVIREPITGGQGQISGNFTVQSANDLAILLRAGALPAPLTVVEERTVGPGLGQDSIEKGELAAYVGSILVIVFMLVTYRLFGVFANIAVAINVAMIFGLLSLLNATLTLPGIAGIVLTVGIAVDSNVLIYERIREELRGGRNAISAIDAGFKRALATILDSNITTFIAAAVLFYIGTGPVRGFAVTLGIGIITTVFTAFTLTRLIVAWWVRWKRPQSVPI; from the coding sequence ATGTTGTATTTCACGCGGTGGAGGGCGCTCGGGATTATCCTGACGGCGCTGATCGTGTGCCTCTGCGCGGTCCCCAACTTCTTCCCCGAGGCGCAGGTGAAGACCTGGCCCGCCTGGGCGCAGCGTCGGCTCGTGCTCGGCCTCGATCTCCAGGGCGGCTCCTATCTGCTGCTCGAGGTTGATTCCACCTATGTGAAGAAGGAGCGGCTGGACCAGATCCGCGACGACGTTCGCCGGACGCTGCGCGATGCCAAGATCGGCTTCACCGGTGGCGTCACGGTGCGCAATGACGCGGTCGAGGTTCGGATCACCAAGGAATCCGATGCGCAGGCCGCGCTTGCCAAGCTGCGGGAGCTGTCCCAGCCGCTGGGCGGTCTGATGGGATCCAGCGGTCAGCGCGACCTTGAGGTCACCGATGCCGGTGGCGGCGTGATCCGCCTGAGCATCCCGCAGGCCGCGATGCTCGACCGCATGCGCAAGACCATCGAGCAGTCGATCCAGATTGTCGAACGCCGCGTCAACGAGCTCGGCACCGTCGAGCCCGTGATCCAGCGCCAGGGCAACGACCGCATCCTGGTGCAGGTCCCCGGTCTCCAGGACCCGACGCGCCTGAAGGAGTTGCTGGGCAAGACCGCGAAGATGGAATTCCGCATGGTCGACACCTCCGTGCCGCCGGATCAGGCGCAGCAGGGCAGGTTGCCGCCGGAATCCGAGCTGCTGATGAGCGCCTCGCCGCCGCCGACGCCTTATGTGGTCAAGAAGCAGGTGCTGGTCGCCGGCGGCGATCTGACCGACGCCCAAGCGAGCTTCGACCAGCGCACGGGCGAGCCGGTCGTCAGCTTCAAGTTCAACACGTCGGGTGCCCGCAAGTTCTCGCAGGCCACACAGGAAAACGTGGGGTTGCCCTTCGCGATCGTGCTCGACAACAAGGTGATCTCGGCGCCCGTGATTCGCGAGCCCATCACCGGCGGCCAAGGCCAGATCTCGGGCAACTTCACCGTGCAATCGGCCAACGATCTCGCGATCCTGCTGCGCGCCGGTGCGCTGCCAGCACCGCTCACCGTCGTCGAAGAACGGACCGTCGGTCCGGGCCTCGGCCAGGACTCGATCGAGAAGGGTGAGCTTGCGGCCTATGTCGGCTCGATCCTCGTCATCGTGTTCATGCTCGTGACCTACCGCCTGTTCGGCGTGTTCGCCAACATCGCGGTGGCGATCAACGTCGCCATGATCTTCGGCCTGCTGTCGCTGCTCAACGCCACGCTGACGCTGCCTGGCATCGCCGGCATCGTGCTCACCGTCGGCATCGCGGTCGACTCCAACGTGCTGATCTACGAGCGCATCCGCGAGGAATTGCGCGGCGGCCGCAATGCCATCTCGGCGATCGACGCCGGCTTCAAGCGAGCGCTCGCGACCATCCTCGATTCCAACATCACCACCTTCATTGCCGCCGCCGTGCTGTTCTACATCGGCACCGGCCCGGTGCGCGGCTTTGCCGTGACGCTCGGCATCGGCATCATCACCACGGTGTTCACCGCGTTCACGCTGACCAGGCTGATCGTCGCCTGGTGGGTGCGGTGGAAGCGGCCGCAGAGCGTGCCGATCTAG
- a CDS encoding phytoene/squalene synthase family protein, translating to MSSAAPPPDSVAFCADLVRGHDFPRYVATLFVPAVERRALLALYAFNVEIVRVRDQVSQPLPGEIRLQWWTDMLSGDVHGSAEGNPVAAELLRAIRDYDLPVEPLSLLADEHQFDLYNDPMPTMAALEGYLAATSSALLALAAGIMAPPSEAAEHLARHAGLAQGIVQVIANLPRDAAHRQLFLPQQVLASHNCNVEDVFAGRETPTLRAVLDQLAGEAQRHLATASSLLPQVPPSVRLAFLPMSHARADLKRLSQAGRNPFASQPASRLRTLWTLWRASRSKEFTK from the coding sequence ATGAGTAGCGCCGCGCCGCCGCCCGATTCCGTTGCCTTCTGCGCCGATCTCGTGCGCGGCCACGATTTTCCGCGCTATGTCGCGACTCTGTTCGTGCCGGCCGTCGAGCGCCGCGCGCTGCTGGCGCTCTATGCCTTCAATGTCGAGATCGTGCGCGTTCGCGACCAGGTGAGCCAGCCCTTGCCCGGCGAGATTCGCCTGCAATGGTGGACCGACATGTTGTCAGGCGATGTCCATGGCAGCGCCGAGGGTAATCCGGTGGCGGCGGAGCTCCTGCGTGCGATCCGCGATTACGACCTGCCGGTCGAGCCGCTGTCGCTGCTTGCCGACGAGCACCAGTTCGATCTCTACAACGATCCGATGCCGACCATGGCGGCGCTGGAGGGCTATCTGGCTGCGACCTCATCGGCGTTGCTTGCCCTCGCAGCGGGGATCATGGCGCCGCCGTCTGAGGCGGCCGAGCATCTCGCCCGTCATGCCGGGCTGGCCCAGGGCATCGTCCAGGTCATTGCCAATCTGCCGCGCGATGCGGCGCACCGGCAATTGTTCCTGCCGCAGCAGGTGCTGGCGAGCCACAATTGCAATGTGGAAGATGTGTTCGCCGGCAGGGAGACGCCAACCTTGCGCGCCGTGCTGGACCAGCTCGCGGGTGAGGCGCAGCGGCATCTGGCCACGGCCTCGTCGCTGCTGCCGCAGGTGCCGCCGTCCGTGCGGCTCGCGTTTTTGCCGATGAGCCATGCGCGAGCGGACCTCAAGCGTCTGTCTCAAGCTGGGCGCAATCCGTTCGCGTCTCAGCCGGCCTCACGGCTGCGCACGCTGTGGACGCTTTGGCGGGCCTCACGCTCCAAGGAATTTACCAAATAG
- a CDS encoding response regulator has product MTATGLSGRSVFLVEDEVMIRMMVADMLEELGYKVAAEAGDITEAMRLAQATEFDIAILDVNVNGKVISPVADVIKEKGCPFIFATGYGSSGLPEQYRDRPALQKPFQLDALGKTIEAALRGG; this is encoded by the coding sequence ATGACCGCGACAGGGCTTTCCGGCCGCTCTGTATTCCTCGTCGAGGACGAGGTGATGATCAGGATGATGGTCGCGGACATGCTCGAAGAGCTGGGCTACAAGGTCGCGGCCGAGGCAGGCGACATCACCGAGGCCATGCGGCTCGCCCAGGCGACCGAGTTCGACATCGCCATTCTCGACGTCAACGTCAACGGCAAGGTCATCTCGCCGGTCGCCGATGTCATCAAGGAGAAGGGCTGCCCGTTCATCTTCGCCACCGGCTACGGCTCCTCCGGCCTGCCCGAACAGTACCGCGATCGGCCGGCACTCCAGAAGCCGTTCCAGCTCGATGCGCTCGGCAAGACCATCGAAGCCGCGCTTCGCGGCGGCTAG
- a CDS encoding ATP-binding protein: MPKKPSKSPAGKGPRTPARKPARVAAKRPTTASKANPKANSRAAPDLSQERIVRALETIAAQLSAQRNPAVAAESFERADAYVWHPDGRLAAVPRVSRVELFLLKGVDRMRDILMENTERFASGLPANNALLWGARGMGKSSLVKAAHASINADRKPADKLKLIEIHREDIETLPMLMEKLRDASFRFIVFIDDLSFDGNDASYKSLKAVLEGGIEGRPENVILYATSNRRHLLARDMIENERSTAINPGEAVEEKVSLSDRFGLWLGFHRCSQDEYLAMVRGYCSHFGIEVDDEALEREALEWSTTRGSRSGRVAWQFVQELAGRLGVKLTAK, from the coding sequence ATGCCCAAAAAACCAAGCAAAAGCCCGGCCGGCAAAGGCCCCCGTACCCCTGCCCGCAAGCCCGCCCGCGTCGCGGCAAAACGCCCCACGACGGCCTCCAAGGCAAATCCCAAGGCAAACTCCAGGGCAGCCCCAGACCTCTCGCAGGAGCGCATCGTCCGCGCGCTGGAGACCATTGCGGCCCAGCTTTCGGCCCAGCGCAATCCGGCCGTGGCGGCCGAATCGTTCGAACGGGCGGATGCCTATGTCTGGCACCCTGACGGCCGCCTTGCCGCGGTGCCGCGGGTCAGCCGGGTCGAGCTGTTCCTGCTCAAGGGCGTCGACCGGATGCGCGACATCCTGATGGAGAACACCGAGCGCTTCGCAAGCGGCCTGCCCGCCAACAACGCCCTGCTCTGGGGTGCGCGTGGCATGGGCAAGTCGTCGCTGGTGAAGGCCGCGCATGCCAGCATCAACGCAGACCGCAAGCCGGCCGACAAGCTCAAATTGATCGAGATCCATCGCGAGGACATCGAAACGCTGCCGATGCTAATGGAGAAGCTCCGCGACGCCAGCTTCCGCTTCATCGTGTTCATCGACGACCTCTCCTTCGACGGCAATGACGCGTCCTACAAGTCGCTCAAGGCCGTGCTCGAAGGCGGCATCGAGGGCCGGCCCGAGAACGTCATTCTCTACGCCACCTCCAACCGCCGCCATCTGCTGGCGCGCGACATGATCGAGAACGAGCGTTCGACCGCGATCAATCCCGGCGAAGCGGTTGAGGAGAAGGTCTCGCTGTCGGATCGCTTCGGCCTCTGGCTCGGCTTTCACCGTTGCAGCCAGGACGAATATCTCGCCATGGTGCGCGGCTATTGCAGCCATTTCGGCATTGAGGTCGACGACGAGGCGCTGGAGCGCGAGGCACTGGAATGGTCGACCACGCGCGGCTCACGCTCGGGCCGTGTCGCCTGGCAGTTCGTGCAGGAGCTGGCGGGCCGGCTCGGCGTGAAGCTGACGGCGAAGTAG
- the yajC gene encoding preprotein translocase subunit YajC, with amino-acid sequence MLITPAYAQAAGAGDTNSMLMSLLPFALIFVIMYFLILRPQQKKVRDHADLVKNIRRGDTVVTSGGLVGKVTKVVDDDQIEFEISDGVRVRQMRQMISGVRAKGEPAKESAKDSAKDDTAAK; translated from the coding sequence ATGCTGATTACCCCTGCGTATGCCCAGGCCGCGGGCGCCGGCGACACCAACAGCATGTTGATGTCGCTGCTGCCGTTCGCCCTGATCTTCGTGATCATGTACTTCCTGATTCTGCGTCCGCAGCAGAAGAAAGTCCGCGACCACGCCGATCTCGTGAAGAACATCCGCCGCGGCGACACCGTCGTGACCTCGGGCGGCCTCGTCGGCAAGGTCACCAAGGTCGTCGATGACGACCAGATCGAGTTCGAGATCTCCGATGGCGTGCGCGTGCGGCAGATGCGCCAGATGATCTCCGGCGTGCGCGCCAAGGGCGAGCCGGCCAAGGAAAGCGCGAAGGATAGCGCCAAGGACGACACCGCGGCGAAGTGA
- a CDS encoding LysM peptidoglycan-binding domain-containing M23 family metallopeptidase, which translates to MSVVAELLYSRRVPQVAVLALISFSFAGCSADMSSRLSQSNFSNPFASESTGSVQQAPPPQRELPQYARPQTQPGYYQSQPLPPPAVSAPQSYPVTSGGGVSGGGRGVSSYAPPAQPHLETTATVPPPRSVAAAQPAGGTKIIVGTSDTLDVVAKRYHVTPQAILAANGYKGPRALSPGQQLIIPHPATAAAPAPAMAPVAAAPAAKPVAAVAAPPSTHFVNRGDTLASIARKNHISVAELARANSLGPSAKLKLGTKLTVPGAKTAAVAAPVAAAPVAAAPVAGTLQPVAAAPAPATKMAAAAAPAQSARLAQATANVEEKPAETQAKAAEATGALPTFRWPVRGKVVTTYGAKTNGKSNDGINLAVPEGTPIKAAEDGVVAYSGNELKGYGNLVLVRHSNGYVTAYAHASELLVKRGDSIKRGQVIAKSGQSGEVASPQLHFEIRKGSSPVDPLQFLNGA; encoded by the coding sequence ATGTCTGTCGTCGCCGAGTTGCTTTACTCGCGCCGTGTGCCGCAGGTCGCGGTGCTGGCGCTGATCTCCTTCAGTTTTGCAGGGTGCAGCGCCGACATGTCGTCGCGGCTGTCCCAGTCGAACTTCTCCAACCCCTTCGCCTCGGAATCCACCGGCTCGGTGCAGCAGGCACCGCCGCCGCAGCGTGAGCTGCCGCAATATGCGCGGCCGCAGACGCAGCCGGGCTATTACCAGTCCCAGCCCTTGCCGCCGCCAGCGGTGTCCGCGCCGCAATCCTATCCCGTCACTTCGGGTGGTGGCGTCTCCGGTGGCGGCCGCGGCGTCAGCTCCTATGCGCCCCCGGCGCAGCCGCATCTCGAGACCACGGCGACCGTGCCGCCGCCGCGCTCGGTTGCGGCCGCCCAGCCGGCCGGCGGCACCAAGATCATCGTCGGCACCAGCGACACGCTCGACGTGGTCGCCAAGCGCTATCACGTCACGCCGCAGGCGATCCTCGCCGCCAACGGTTACAAGGGCCCGCGCGCGCTCTCGCCCGGCCAGCAGCTGATTATCCCGCATCCAGCCACGGCCGCTGCGCCCGCGCCGGCGATGGCTCCCGTCGCGGCGGCGCCTGCGGCGAAGCCGGTTGCAGCCGTCGCTGCGCCGCCGAGCACCCACTTCGTCAACCGCGGCGACACGCTCGCCAGCATCGCGCGCAAGAACCACATCTCAGTGGCCGAACTGGCGCGTGCCAACAGTCTTGGCCCGTCGGCGAAACTCAAGCTCGGTACCAAGCTGACCGTGCCCGGCGCCAAGACTGCCGCCGTCGCCGCGCCAGTTGCTGCGGCTCCGGTCGCAGCCGCCCCGGTGGCAGGAACGCTCCAGCCGGTCGCAGCCGCTCCGGCGCCCGCCACCAAGATGGCCGCTGCCGCCGCGCCCGCGCAGAGCGCGCGTCTGGCCCAGGCCACGGCCAATGTCGAAGAAAAGCCCGCCGAAACCCAGGCGAAGGCCGCGGAGGCCACCGGCGCCCTGCCGACCTTCCGCTGGCCGGTGCGTGGCAAGGTGGTCACAACTTACGGCGCCAAGACCAACGGCAAGTCCAATGACGGCATCAACCTCGCGGTGCCCGAGGGGACGCCGATCAAGGCGGCCGAAGACGGCGTCGTCGCCTATTCCGGCAACGAGCTGAAAGGTTACGGCAATCTGGTCCTGGTTCGGCACTCCAATGGCTACGTCACCGCATATGCCCATGCGAGTGAGCTGTTGGTGAAGCGCGGCGATAGCATCAAGCGCGGTCAGGTCATTGCCAAGTCGGGTCAATCCGGGGAAGTGGCGTCGCCGCAGCTCCACTTCGAGATCCGCAAGGGATCGAGCCCGGTTGACCCGCTTCAATTCCTGAACGGGGCGTGA
- a CDS encoding formylglycine-generating enzyme family protein, whose amino-acid sequence MKLADAKSSPDFGQSYQHPAGEGMLYVPGGTFRMGSDRHYPEEAPVHRVTVDGFWMDRHPVTNRQFKAFAKATGHVTVAEITPDPKDYPGMLPHMVYAGSLMFSPPAYPVSLRDFSQWWTFAKGVNWRHPYGPGSDIRGLDNHPVVHVAFSDVLAYAKWAGKDLPTEAEWEFAARGGLDGAEFAWGDEFAPGGRHMANTWQGGFPSQNTRDDGYERTSPVTAFPPNGYGLHDMIGNVWEWTSDWYSPRHEADAAKACCIPENPRGGREADSYDPRTTNVKIPRKVIKGGSHLCAPNYCRRYRPAARHAEPVDTSTSHLSFRCIRRKASDAQRRGE is encoded by the coding sequence ATGAAGCTGGCTGATGCGAAATCGTCGCCTGATTTCGGACAATCGTACCAGCATCCAGCGGGTGAGGGGATGCTATACGTGCCGGGCGGCACGTTTCGCATGGGTTCGGATCGGCATTATCCGGAGGAAGCGCCGGTCCACCGCGTCACCGTGGATGGGTTCTGGATGGATCGCCATCCAGTGACGAACCGGCAATTCAAGGCGTTCGCCAAGGCTACCGGCCACGTCACCGTTGCCGAGATCACGCCCGATCCAAAGGACTATCCTGGAATGCTCCCGCACATGGTCTATGCGGGCTCGCTGATGTTCTCTCCGCCCGCGTATCCGGTCAGTCTCCGGGACTTTAGCCAGTGGTGGACCTTCGCCAAAGGCGTGAACTGGCGGCATCCCTACGGGCCGGGCAGCGACATCCGTGGGCTGGACAATCATCCCGTCGTGCATGTGGCCTTCAGCGATGTGCTCGCCTACGCAAAATGGGCCGGCAAGGATTTGCCGACCGAGGCGGAATGGGAATTCGCGGCGCGCGGCGGGCTGGATGGCGCCGAGTTCGCATGGGGAGATGAATTTGCGCCTGGGGGCCGTCACATGGCCAATACCTGGCAGGGCGGATTTCCAAGCCAGAACACCAGGGACGATGGATACGAACGGACATCGCCGGTCACCGCATTTCCGCCGAATGGATACGGGCTGCACGATATGATCGGCAACGTCTGGGAGTGGACGTCCGACTGGTATTCGCCTCGGCATGAAGCCGACGCTGCAAAAGCCTGCTGCATTCCAGAGAACCCGCGCGGCGGCCGCGAGGCCGATAGCTACGACCCCAGAACGACCAACGTCAAGATTCCACGCAAGGTCATCAAAGGCGGCTCGCATTTGTGCGCGCCGAACTACTGCCGGCGCTACCGGCCGGCTGCGCGGCATGCGGAGCCGGTCGATACATCCACGAGTCACCTGAGCTTTCGATGCATCAGGCGAAAAGCATCTGATGCTCAACGAAGAGGAGAGTGA
- the secF gene encoding protein translocase subunit SecF: MTHTVLIGLGVLIAVLTVVAALGLLPSLRIVPDDTHFDFTRFRRISFPISAALSIVAITLFFTHGLNFGIDFRGGTLLEVRSKSGPADIAAMRTTLDSLRLGEVQLQQFGDAENVLIRVAEQPGGDAAQQAAVQKVRGALGDSVEYRRVEVVGPRVSGELLAFGMLGLMLAIIAILIYLWFRFEWQFALGAMIANVHDIVLTIGFMSISQVDFDLTSIAALLTILGYSLNDTVVIYDRIREMLRRYKKMPMPQLLNESINSTLSRSIITHVTVTLALLALLLFGGHAIHSFTAVMMFGVVLVGTYTSIFIAAPILIYLGVGEHREDAPDTATPAKKNKA, translated from the coding sequence GTGACTCACACCGTTCTCATCGGGCTCGGCGTCCTCATTGCCGTTCTCACCGTGGTCGCGGCCCTTGGCCTCTTGCCGTCGCTGCGCATCGTCCCGGATGATACGCATTTCGACTTCACGCGCTTCCGCCGTATCAGCTTCCCGATCTCGGCGGCGCTGTCGATTGTCGCCATCACGCTGTTCTTCACCCATGGGCTGAATTTCGGCATCGACTTCCGCGGCGGCACGCTGCTGGAGGTCAGGTCGAAGTCGGGCCCCGCCGACATCGCAGCGATGCGCACGACGCTGGATTCCTTGCGTCTCGGCGAAGTGCAGCTCCAGCAGTTCGGCGATGCCGAGAACGTCCTGATCCGTGTCGCGGAGCAGCCGGGCGGTGACGCCGCCCAGCAGGCAGCCGTGCAGAAGGTCCGCGGCGCGCTCGGCGATTCCGTCGAATATCGCCGCGTCGAAGTGGTCGGCCCGCGCGTTTCCGGCGAGCTTCTGGCCTTCGGCATGCTCGGCCTGATGCTCGCGATCATAGCGATCCTGATCTATCTTTGGTTCCGTTTCGAATGGCAGTTCGCGCTCGGCGCCATGATCGCCAACGTGCACGACATCGTGCTCACGATCGGCTTCATGTCGATCAGCCAGGTCGATTTCGACCTCACCAGCATCGCCGCGCTGCTGACCATTCTGGGCTATTCGCTCAACGACACCGTCGTCATCTACGACCGTATCCGCGAGATGTTGCGCCGCTACAAGAAGATGCCGATGCCGCAGCTTCTCAACGAGTCCATCAACTCGACGTTGTCGCGCTCGATCATCACCCACGTCACGGTGACGTTGGCGCTGCTCGCGCTGCTGCTGTTCGGTGGTCACGCCATCCACAGCTTCACCGCGGTCATGATGTTCGGCGTGGTGCTGGTCGGCACCTACACCTCGATCTTCATTGCGGCCCCGATCCTGATCTATCTCGGCGTCGGCGAGCATCGCGAAGATGCGCCCGACACGGCTACGCCGGCGAAGAAAAACAAGGCATGA
- a CDS encoding protein-L-isoaspartate(D-aspartate) O-methyltransferase: MTSHQHPPEKMMFQLTLRRRGISDQAVLRTMEEVPRELFVDEADREGAYRDSALPIACGQTISQPFVVAYMTEQLQLQKRHRVLEIGAGSGYQAAVLSRLAGQVLTVERYRKLANAARARLEKLGCHNVEVMLGDGLNLAPNIGPFDRVIVTAAMEQIPENLVERLDVGGILIAPVGPHQGVQTLIRLSRTERGIERKELVEVRFVPALPGVAREL; the protein is encoded by the coding sequence ATGACCTCCCATCAGCATCCACCGGAAAAGATGATGTTTCAGCTCACGCTGAGGCGTCGGGGCATCAGCGATCAGGCGGTGCTGCGGACCATGGAAGAGGTGCCGCGCGAGCTGTTCGTCGATGAGGCCGATCGTGAGGGCGCCTATCGCGACAGTGCGCTGCCGATTGCCTGCGGCCAGACCATCAGCCAGCCCTTCGTCGTCGCTTATATGACTGAGCAGCTCCAGCTCCAAAAGCGCCACCGGGTGCTCGAGATCGGTGCCGGCTCCGGCTATCAGGCCGCCGTGCTGTCGCGGCTCGCGGGGCAGGTGCTCACGGTCGAGCGCTATCGCAAGCTGGCCAACGCCGCACGCGCCAGACTCGAAAAGCTCGGCTGTCACAATGTCGAGGTGATGCTGGGCGATGGTCTCAACCTGGCTCCCAATATCGGCCCGTTCGACCGCGTCATCGTCACCGCCGCGATGGAGCAGATTCCGGAGAATCTGGTCGAGCGGCTCGATGTCGGGGGCATCCTGATCGCACCGGTCGGCCCGCATCAGGGCGTGCAGACGCTGATCCGCCTCAGCCGCACCGAACGGGGGATCGAGCGCAAGGAACTCGTCGAGGTCCGCTTCGTGCCGGCGCTGCCCGGCGTGGCGCGGGAGCTGTAG
- the surE gene encoding 5'/3'-nucleotidase SurE, which translates to MRILCTNDDGIHAPGLKVMEEIARALSDDVWVVAPELDQSGVSHSLSLNDPLRLREVGPRHFAVRGTPTDCVIMGARHILGAKSPDVVLSGVNKGRNVAEDVVYSGTIAGALEGTILGLPSFALSQEFSVETRERLPWDTARKFGPDILRKVIAAGVPKDTVINVNFPSCAPEDVLGIRVTRQGKRNLGFLRIDERKDGRGNPYFWIGFERAVMMDTPADGTDLAALRERYVSVTPLRLDRTNEAFSEELSATLK; encoded by the coding sequence ATGCGCATCCTCTGCACCAATGACGACGGTATCCACGCCCCCGGCCTCAAGGTCATGGAGGAGATTGCACGCGCCTTGTCCGACGACGTCTGGGTGGTGGCGCCGGAGCTCGACCAGTCCGGCGTGTCGCACTCGCTGTCGCTGAACGATCCGCTGCGCCTGCGCGAGGTCGGCCCGCGGCACTTCGCCGTGCGCGGCACGCCGACCGACTGCGTCATCATGGGCGCGCGCCACATTCTTGGTGCCAAGTCGCCGGATGTCGTGCTGTCCGGCGTCAACAAGGGCCGCAACGTCGCCGAGGACGTGGTTTATTCCGGCACCATCGCCGGCGCGCTCGAAGGCACCATCCTGGGGCTGCCGTCGTTCGCGCTGTCGCAGGAATTCAGCGTCGAGACCCGCGAGCGACTGCCATGGGATACCGCGCGCAAATTCGGCCCCGACATTCTGCGCAAGGTGATTGCCGCCGGCGTGCCGAAGGACACGGTGATCAACGTCAACTTCCCGTCCTGCGCCCCGGAAGATGTGCTGGGCATCCGCGTCACGCGCCAGGGCAAGCGCAATCTCGGCTTCCTCAGGATCGACGAGCGCAAGGACGGCCGCGGCAATCCGTATTTCTGGATCGGCTTCGAGCGCGCGGTGATGATGGACACGCCCGCCGACGGAACGGATCTTGCGGCGCTGCGCGAGCGCTACGTCTCGGTCACGCCGCTCAGGCTCGACCGCACCAATGAAGCGTTTTCAGAAGAATTGAGCGCGACGCTGAAGTAG